Sequence from the Ancalomicrobiaceae bacterium S20 genome:
CGATCGTCTACGGCGATGCCGCCCCGGTGCTCGACGGCCTCGACGCACCGGCACGGCAGATCGTGGAGGGCCTGTTCGGCAAGCCGTTCGCGCCGATCGCGGCGCAGCTCGATCTCGTCGACGCCGTCGCCGAGGCAGTGGCGGCGACCGGCGTGCCGCACTTCGACGTCCAGTACGGCCCGAACGGCGTGCAATGGTGCAGCGACGCCTTTCTCGAAGCGATCGCCGAGCGCTCGGCCGCGACCGGCCGGCGCGTGCACATGCATCTGCTCGAGACCAGGTACCAGCGCACCTTCGCCGACCGGACCTATCCGGAGGGCGTCGTGCGGCGCCTGAAGGCGATCGGGCTCCTGTCGCCGCGGCTGACGCTCGCGCACGGGGTCCATCTGCGCGACGACGAGATGGACCTGCTCGCCGAGGCCGGCGTGACCGTGTCGATCAACACCAGCTCGAACCTGCACCTGAAATCCGGCATCGCGCGGGTCGCCGCGCTGATCCAGCGCGGCGTCAAGGTCGCGGTCGGGCTCGACGGCGCCGCCTTCGACGAGGACGACGACATGCTGCGCGAGATGCGGCTCCTGCGCGCGCTGCAGGGCGGCTGGGGCTTCGACACCGAGGTCTCGCCGCGCGAGGTGCTTGCCGCGGCGGCCGTCAACGGCCGTGCCGCCATCGGTGCACCGGCCGGCGGGACGCTCGCGGTCGACGCACCGGCCGACGTGCTCGTGCTCGACACGCGCCGGCTCGATCCCGACGCGATCATGGACGTCGCGCCGCTCGATCTGCTGTTCGCGCGCGGCGCCAAGGCGCATGTCGCCGATCTCCATGTCGCCGGGCGACAGGTGGTCGCCGACGGGCGACTGACCGGCATCGACCTCGCCGCCATCGAGACGCAAGTCCGAGCCGCCTATCGCGCGGCGATCGGCGGACGGGCGGACTACGACCGGATCTGGCCGGCGTTCCAGACCGAGATCGCCCGGCACTACCGCGATCGCCTCGGCTGCTGCTGAGAGCCCCTTATGGCGCGACGCCACATGGCGGGGCCGCATGGCCGGATCCTCCCGAACGCGGCTTGATGCGATCGACCGGACGGTCCACACTCGGCGCATCTCAAGGGGGTGCCCGACGCGATCGGGCTGAGAGGCGACAGCCAACTCCTCGAACCTGATCCGGATCATGCCGGCGGAGGGATTGAGATTGCCGGTGCGCCCCTCGGGGCTCGGATCTCCTGATCCGATCCGGCGCTCGCGTCCCGTCGCCGGCCGACGCGAGAGTTCCGATGACCGCTTCCGAATTCGTGCCTTCGATCGATGCAGCTCACGCCGCGCTAGAGCGTCTGCGCGCGCGCCGGCCGCTCGTCCAGAACATCACCAACCACGTCGCGATGACGCTCTCGGCCAACGTCCTGCTCGCCCTCGGCGCCTCGCCGGCGATGGTGCATGCCGAGGAGGAGCTGGAGGACTTCGCGGCGATCGCCGACAGTCTCGTGGTCAATATCGGCACGCTCGATGCCGCCTGGATCCGTTCGATGCTGGCGGCCCCGGCCGTCTACAAGCGGCTCGCCAAGCCCTTCGTGCTCGATCCGGTCGGCGCCGGCGCGACGCGGCTCAGGATCGAGACGGCGGCGCGCATTCTCGACCTCGGCCCGGCGATCCTGCGCGGCAACGCCAGCGAGATCCTGAGCCTCGCGGGCGCGGCCGGCGGCACCAAGGGGTCGACTCGACCGCCGCGGCCGACGACGCCGTCGCGGCCGGACAGCGGCTCGCGATGCGGTTCGGCTGCGTGGTCGCGATCACCGGGGCGACGGACTACGCCACCGATGGCCGGCGCACCATCGCGATCGAGGGCGGACACGCGCTGATGCCCCGCTCGACCGCGCTCGGCTGCGCGCTCTCGGCCACGACCGCCGCCTTCGCCGCCGTCGCCGCGCCGCTCGAGGCCGCCATCGCGGCCCTCGCCGTCTATGGCGCGGCGGGCGCCGTCGCGGGCGCGCGGGCCGAGGGGCCCGGCGACCTGCCGGCCCGGCTGATCAACGCGCTCGCGAGCCTCGATCGCGCTAGTCTCGGCGCCCATGCCGCGATTCGGGAGCTCTGAGCCATGCCCCACCAGGAAAAGCCGCGCTTCGACCTCTCGGTCTATCTGGTCACCGACCGCCGCCTCGCCGGCCATCGCGGCGTGGTCGAGACCGTCCGCCGCGCGATCGACGGCGGCGTCACGCTCGTCCAGCTCCGCGATCCGGACGCCGAGGGCCGCGCACTGGTCGAGGAGGCGCGCGCGCTCGTGGCGCTGCTCAGGCCGCGCGGCATTCCGCTGATCGTCAACGACCGCGTCGACGTCGCGCTCGCCGCCGAGGCCGATGGCGTGCACGTCGGGCAGAAGGACATGCATCCGGCCGACGTGCGCCGGCTGATCGGGCCGGACCGGATCCTCGGCCTCAGCGTCGGCTCGCTCGCCGAGCTCGACGCCTCGGCCGCGGCGCTCGACCTGATCGACTATCTAGGCACCGGCCCGGTTCGCCGGACCGCGACCAAGACCGATGCGGGTGCCGCGATCGGCATCGCGGGGCTCGCGACCGTGATCGAGGCGACCACCCTCCCGGTGGTCGCGATCGGCGGCGTCGACCGGACCAACACCGCCGCCGCCGTCGAGGCCGGTGCAAGCGGCGTCGCGGTCGTTTCGGCAGTCATGGCAGCCGACGATCCGGCCGCGGCGGCGCGCCTGCTCGCCGAGGAAGTGGCACGCGCCCGGCGGCTTTGAACGGGCACCCTCCCATCGGCCCGTCCGGAGCGATCGGCCTTGCCGGTCTTTTCGCGCGCAAGCCTTTTCCCATCGGCGTGTTCACGCCGACGGGGCCTTGCTGGTCTTCTCGCGCGCAAGCCTTTTCCCATCGGCGTGTTCACGCCGATGGGGCCTTGCCGGTCTTCTCGCGCGCAAGCCTTTTCCCATCGGCGTGTTCACGCCGATGGGCCTTGCCGGTCTTCCCGCGCGCAAGCCTTTTCCCATCGGCGTGTTCACGCCGATGGGGCCTTGCTCTAAGGTGCCGCTCCCGCCCAACCGACACCGGATGCCTCCTTCGACATGAATCCCCTGCTCGCCGCCGTTCTGAGCCCGCCGATCCCGGAAGCCCGCGCCTGGCTCGGGGCCTATGACGGCAGCCATGGTCCGATCATCGATCTGGCGCAGGCCGTGCCGGGCCATGCGCCGCCGGCGAGCCTCGCCGCCCGTCTCGGCATCGCGGCGACCACCGCCGAGGCGGCGCGCTATGGCGCGATCCTCGGCGACGACGGCCTGCGCGCGGCCTATGCGGCGCATGTGAGCGGCCTCTACGGCGCGCCGATCACGGCCGCCGACGTCGCGGTCACCGCCGGCTGCAATCAGGCCTTCTTCGTCGCCATGATCGCGCTCGCGCGCGCCGGCGACGCGGTGCTCGTGCCGACCCCCTGGTACTTCAACCACGCGATGACGCTCGACATGCTGGGTATCGAGGCCCGGCCGCTGCCGACCGGGTCGGATACCGGCTTCGTGCCCGATCCGGACGCCGCCGAACGGCTGATTGATGCCAAGGTGCGGGCGATCGTGCTGGTGACGCCGAACAATCCGACCGGTGCCGTGATCCCGGCCGAGACGATCGGCCGCTTCGCCGATCTCGCCACCCGCCACGGCATCGCGCTTGTCATCGACGAGACCTATCGCGACTATCTCGCGCCCGAGGCGCTGCCGCCGCATCGGCTGTTCGACCGCGCGGACTGGCGCGAGCGCGTGATCCAGCTCTACAGCTTCTCCAAGGCCTATGCGATCCCGGGTCACCGGCTCGGCGCCATGATCGCGGGTCCGGCCTTCCTGACCGAAGCCGAGAAGGTGCTCGACTGCATGCAGATCTGCGCGAGCCGCGCCGGGCAGATCGCCCTTGCCCCAGCGCTCGAGGACACGATCGCCTGGCGGGCCGAGAACCAGGCCGAGATCGGCCGGCGCGCCGCCGCCTTCACGGAGACCTTTGCCGGCTTATCTCACTGGACCATCCAGTCGATCGGCGCCTATTTCGCCTATCTGCGCCACCCGTTCCGCGGCGTTTCCGGCCGGACCGTCGCCGAGCGGCTGGCGCGAGAGCGCGGCGTGCTCGCGCTGCCCGGCGCATTCTTCGGACCCGGGCAGGACGACTACCTGCGCATCGCCTTCGCCAATGTCGGCGTCGAGCCGATCCGCTCGCTCGCCGCCCGGCTCGGCGGCTGGACGCCGGAGTTCCAGACAAGGCTCTGACCGGCGTCGATGATCGGTCACGCGGGCCTGACGACCCGCCGACGCCTTGAAGCTGTCGCGATCGATGTCGATCTTCTCCTTACGGGAGCGATGCGGCCGCCGCGGGTTCGACGATCGACCGAACCACGGCCGCCGCAAGGACAGTCGCGCCCGGTCGCGAGGGATGGCCATGCGCGGGGTGATCTGGTTCGTCGGATGGGGGCTGATCGGCCTGTGGTCGCTGATCGCCTGGGGCTCCTACGCCGCTTTCAGCGCGGTCACCGGGCTGCTGAACACCGTCGGCACCGGCAGCGTCGACGGGTTCCAGAACGAGCCGCTGTCGTTCCCTGCGCTGGTCGAACTGCTGCACGGGCTCGGCTTCGCGATGATCGGCATCGTCTGGGCCGGCATCAGCCTGCTGATCATCGGCCTGATGCTCTTGTTCGCGCGCCTCATCGGCGGGTCATCGCCCGAACCGCGCTCGCAGCGGCCGTAACTGCCGGCCGGCCGGCGCGCGCCCTGACGATGCACACGTCGTTGGCGACGGAGGGCGGCACCCTCCCTCGCCTGTCGCGCGTATCGCGGCAACCTCAACCGAGGCGCCGATCGTATTCGAGCACCGCGTTGAGCAGCACCTGCGCGCCGGCGGCGCATTCCTCGAGGCTGGTCGATTCCGCCTCGTTGTGGCTGATGCCGCCGGCGCAGGGCACGAAGATCATCGTCGTCGGCGCGACCCGCGCGATATAGGCCGCGTCGTGGCCGGCGCCGGAGACCATGTCGCGGTTGGCGAAGCCGGCCTTGCTCGTCCCGACGCGGACGCAATCGATCAGATCGGGCGCGAACTTCACCGCCGGCGAGATCCAGATCCGCTTCTCCTCGTAGGTGAGCTTCAGCGGCGTCATGATCCGCTCCAGTGCGTCGCGGAACTTCTTTTCCATGACGTCGAGCACGTCCTCGTCCGGATGACGCAGGTCGACGGTGAAGAACACCTCGCCCGGAATGACGTTGCGGCTGTTCGGCTTGTTCTCGATCAGTCCGACCGTGCCGACCGCATTCGGCGCGTGCTCATGCGCAATCGCATCGATGGCGTCGATCGCGCGCGCCGCGCCGAGCAGCGCGTTCTTGCGCAGATACATCGGCGTCGCGCCGGTATGGGCGTCCTGGCCGACAACCGACACCTCGTACCAGCGCATGCCCTGCACGCCCTGCACGACGCCGATCATCTTGCCCTCGTCCTCGAGGATCGGGCCCTGCTCGATATGCAGTTCGAACATGGCGCCGAACTTGTGGGCGCCGGCCTTCTCGGTGCCGCGATAGCCGATGCGCTCCAGTTCCTCGCCGTATTTCAGGCCCTGCCGATCCTCGCGGGAATAGGCGTATTCGGGCGTGAACACGCCGGCGTAGACGCCGGAGGCGAGCATGGCGGGGGCGAAGCGGGAGCCCTCTTCGTTGGCCCAGTTGACGATCTCGACCGGCGCGTTGGTCTCATAGCCGGAGGCGTGCAGCGTGCGCATCGCCTCGAGTGCGCCGAGCACGCCGAGCACGCCGTCGAACTTGCCCCCGGTCGGCTGGGTGTCGAGGTGGCTGCCCATGGCGATCGGCAGCAGGTCGGAGCGCTTGCCCGGACGCACCGCAAACATGTTGCCGACCTCGTCGACCGTCACCGTGCAGCCGAGCTTCTCGGTCTCGCGCTTGAACCAGTCGCGGACCAGCTTGTCCTCGTCGGTCAGGGTCAGCCGCTTGATGCCGCCCTTCGGCGTGCCGCCGAACTTGGCGGTTTCCATGAGGCTGTCCCAGAGGCGCTGGGGGTCGATGGTGAGGTTCTGCATGGGGGACTCCTGCTGGCGTGTCCGCTCGGCTTCAGGGACCGGCGGCGCGGACGAGAAGAGGATGATCGGCATGGGCGAGCGGATCGACGACGGTGATCCGCCGCCATGTAAAGCCGTGCTGCATGTCCTCGCTCAGCAGCACCGTGCAATCGGCCTGTTCGGCGGCGGCAACGACGACGGCGTCCCAGATCTGCAGCCGATGGGCCGTGGCCAGCCCGACCGCTCCGTCGAGAACGGCCGCCGTCGTGTCGACGAGGTGCGTGCCGGCTGTGAGAAGGTCGATCCGCGTTTGCACGTCGCGCGGCGTCATGCCGACCTTCCTGACCAGCACATTGAAGAACTCCCCGATCACCTGAACCGGAACCACCGCCCGCGTCCCGACGCGGGCCAGCAGGCTCGCCGCCGCTTCGCACTTGGCCGCGTCGCCGACTCCGGCGGCATAGACGAGGATGTTGGTATCGAAGGCAACGGCCGTCATTTGAACGTGTCCGGATACGGCTCGTCTTCGTAGAGCTCCTCGCGCGTCCATTTCGGGATCGGTCCGATCCGATTGCGGCGACCGAGCTCCATGAACTCGCGCAGCGCCGCCTCGCGCCGCCGCTCGCGCTCCACGTCGTCGTCGCCCGCAGGGACGAGCTTGGCGACGGTCCTGCCGTGAGAGGTCACCAGCACGGTCTCGCCGCCGGCTACCTCGCGGAGCAGCTTCGAAAAGTGCCGGTTGGCCTCGGCCGCAGATACGGTCTTCATCGATCAATGTCCGTAGTGAATTTCACTACTTTATCATGCCACACGCGGACGGGCGAGCGTCGGCGGTCTGCCGCCGCCCGCCCTCGCCGTCACGGCGTGACTTCGATGCGCTCGACGCCACGCGGACGCGTCAGGTCCTTCCAGGTCGCGTTCGCCACATGCGCGGCGGGGAAGGGATCGCGCGCGACGTACTGGCCGTCGCCCTTCTCGGCGCGCATCTCGCCGGCCTTGAAGGCGATCTTCCCGCCGGAGATGGTGACCGCCGGCAAGCCCTTGCAGGCGTAGCCCTCGAAGACGTTGTAGTCGATCGCCGAGAACTGCTTGGCGGCGCTGACGGTCTTCTCGGCCGAGGGATCCCAGACGATGACATCGGCATCCGAGCCCGGCGCGATGCGGCCCTTGCGCGGATAGACGTTCAGGATCCGCGCGATGTTGGTCGAGGTGACCGCGACGAACTCCTCGCGGGTCAGCCGGCCGGTGTTGACGCCGGCCGCCCACAGGACCGGCAGGCGATCCTCGAGACCGCCCGTGCCGTTCGGGATCTTGCGGAAGTCGCCGAGACCGTAGCGCTTCTGCTCGGTGGTAAAGGCGCAGTGGTCGGTCGCGACCACCTGCAGCGAGCCGGACTGCAGGCCGGCCCACAGGCTCGCCTGGTGCGACTTGTCGCGGAACGGCGGGCTCATGACGCGGCGGGCGGCATAGTCCCAGTCCTTCGACTGGTATTCGCTGTCGTCGAGCACGAGGTGCTGGATCAGCGGCTCGCCATAGACGCGTTTCCCCGCCGCGCGGGCGCGGGCGATTGCCTCGTGGCTCTCCTTGCAGGACGTGTGCACGACATAGAGCGGGCTGCCCGCCATGTCGGCGATCATGATCGCGCGATTGGTCGCCTCGCCCTCGACCTCCGGCGGCCGCGAATAGGAATGGCCTTCCGGCCCGGTCACGCCGAGGTCGATGTAATGCTGCTGCAGGCGGAAGACGATGTCGCCGTTCTCGGCATGCACCAGCGGCAGCGCGCCGAGGCCGGCGCAGCGCTGGAACGAGTGGAACAGCTCGTCGTCATTGACCATCAGCGCTCCCTTGTAGGCCAGGAAGTGCTTGAAGGTATTGATGCCGTAGGTCTTCACCACGGCTTCCATCTCGTCGAAGACCTGCTTGTCCCACCAGGTGATCGCCATGTGCAGGCCGTAGTCACAAGCCGCCTTCTCGCCCTTGTGGCGCCATTCCTGATAGGCGGCGAGCAGCGACTGGCCGGGGCCGGGCAGGCAGAAGTCGACCACCATGGTCGTGCCGCCGGCGAGCGCGGCGCGCGTGC
This genomic interval carries:
- a CDS encoding amidohydrolase family protein, which produces MTSGAMTSGTVTSIAVSDALVGNELGRAGPVRLGFAEGRIASIASAPEAAAADRLAIPAPINAHDHGRPLPTTAFGAWGDPLEAWLLRLAVIPGIDPYLAAAMNLGRLALGGVAGAMMHYTKPQGFTTLPQEAAEIARAAGDVGLRVGFAIAMRDRNPIVYGDAAPVLDGLDAPARQIVEGLFGKPFAPIAAQLDLVDAVAEAVAATGVPHFDVQYGPNGVQWCSDAFLEAIAERSAATGRRVHMHLLETRYQRTFADRTYPEGVVRRLKAIGLLSPRLTLAHGVHLRDDEMDLLAEAGVTVSINTSSNLHLKSGIARVAALIQRGVKVAVGLDGAAFDEDDDMLREMRLLRALQGGWGFDTEVSPREVLAAAAVNGRAAIGAPAGGTLAVDAPADVLVLDTRRLDPDAIMDVAPLDLLFARGAKAHVADLHVAGRQVVADGRLTGIDLAAIETQVRAAYRAAIGGRADYDRIWPAFQTEIARHYRDRLGCC
- the thiE gene encoding thiamine phosphate synthase — encoded protein: MPHQEKPRFDLSVYLVTDRRLAGHRGVVETVRRAIDGGVTLVQLRDPDAEGRALVEEARALVALLRPRGIPLIVNDRVDVALAAEADGVHVGQKDMHPADVRRLIGPDRILGLSVGSLAELDASAAALDLIDYLGTGPVRRTATKTDAGAAIGIAGLATVIEATTLPVVAIGGVDRTNTAAAVEAGASGVAVVSAVMAADDPAAAARLLAEEVARARRL
- a CDS encoding aminotransferase, whose product is MNPLLAAVLSPPIPEARAWLGAYDGSHGPIIDLAQAVPGHAPPASLAARLGIAATTAEAARYGAILGDDGLRAAYAAHVSGLYGAPITAADVAVTAGCNQAFFVAMIALARAGDAVLVPTPWYFNHAMTLDMLGIEARPLPTGSDTGFVPDPDAAERLIDAKVRAIVLVTPNNPTGAVIPAETIGRFADLATRHGIALVIDETYRDYLAPEALPPHRLFDRADWRERVIQLYSFSKAYAIPGHRLGAMIAGPAFLTEAEKVLDCMQICASRAGQIALAPALEDTIAWRAENQAEIGRRAAAFTETFAGLSHWTIQSIGAYFAYLRHPFRGVSGRTVAERLARERGVLALPGAFFGPGQDDYLRIAFANVGVEPIRSLAARLGGWTPEFQTRL
- a CDS encoding M20 family metallo-hydrolase; amino-acid sequence: MQNLTIDPQRLWDSLMETAKFGGTPKGGIKRLTLTDEDKLVRDWFKRETEKLGCTVTVDEVGNMFAVRPGKRSDLLPIAMGSHLDTQPTGGKFDGVLGVLGALEAMRTLHASGYETNAPVEIVNWANEEGSRFAPAMLASGVYAGVFTPEYAYSREDRQGLKYGEELERIGYRGTEKAGAHKFGAMFELHIEQGPILEDEGKMIGVVQGVQGMRWYEVSVVGQDAHTGATPMYLRKNALLGAARAIDAIDAIAHEHAPNAVGTVGLIENKPNSRNVIPGEVFFTVDLRHPDEDVLDVMEKKFRDALERIMTPLKLTYEEKRIWISPAVKFAPDLIDCVRVGTSKAGFANRDMVSGAGHDAAYIARVAPTTMIFVPCAGGISHNEAESTSLEECAAGAQVLLNAVLEYDRRLG
- a CDS encoding PIN domain-containing protein; amino-acid sequence: MTAVAFDTNILVYAAGVGDAAKCEAAASLLARVGTRAVVPVQVIGEFFNVLVRKVGMTPRDVQTRIDLLTAGTHLVDTTAAVLDGAVGLATAHRLQIWDAVVVAAAEQADCTVLLSEDMQHGFTWRRITVVDPLAHADHPLLVRAAGP
- a CDS encoding type II toxin-antitoxin system prevent-host-death family antitoxin; translation: MKTVSAAEANRHFSKLLREVAGGETVLVTSHGRTVAKLVPAGDDDVERERRREAALREFMELGRRNRIGPIPKWTREELYEDEPYPDTFK
- the hydA gene encoding dihydropyrimidinase, translated to MTILIRGGTVVNHDFETRADVLIDGGKIVAVGPKLEAPAGAEIIDAGGAYVMPGGIDPHTHLDMPFMGTSSSDDFETGTRAALAGGTTMVVDFCLPGPGQSLLAAYQEWRHKGEKAACDYGLHMAITWWDKQVFDEMEAVVKTYGINTFKHFLAYKGALMVNDDELFHSFQRCAGLGALPLVHAENGDIVFRLQQHYIDLGVTGPEGHSYSRPPEVEGEATNRAIMIADMAGSPLYVVHTSCKESHEAIARARAAGKRVYGEPLIQHLVLDDSEYQSKDWDYAARRVMSPPFRDKSHQASLWAGLQSGSLQVVATDHCAFTTEQKRYGLGDFRKIPNGTGGLEDRLPVLWAAGVNTGRLTREEFVAVTSTNIARILNVYPRKGRIAPGSDADVIVWDPSAEKTVSAAKQFSAIDYNVFEGYACKGLPAVTISGGKIAFKAGEMRAEKGDGQYVARDPFPAAHVANATWKDLTRPRGVERIEVTP